From the genome of Fusarium fujikuroi IMI 58289 draft genome, chromosome FFUJ_chr06:
GGTGCTCTACAATGTTCTCGTTGATTATGGTGAGTCTTCAAGACAATGCTCGAGTGGCACAACACTGATACTCGTAGAACCCGCTCAACGTCTTGCTTCAGAGTCACGACTCAGCAGTCATCTAATCACTCTCCTTCAGTCACCCAACCGCGCTGCTTTCAGCCCTCTTGTCACTTATTTCTGCAAGATCCTTGCTCTCCTCATCACACAAGATGGTGAGGTAGCTGTTGCAGATTCTGAGACGGCCTctgttcttctcaaactGGCAGTCAGCCCTGACCACAGCACTGATATCGAGGACTTTCTTGCCCTCGTCTCTACCGCGGCCAGTTATCTTGCTAATGAATCCTTCCAAGAGCGACTCCTCGACTCAAAAGAAGCAGATGTCTTCGTCAAGGCATTCTATATCGCACATACCCAATTCGACTCAGAgcttgatgacgaagacaCTGCCAAGGAACTAGGGCAGCTGTGTACTTCATTACTTACAACCCTGGCTGACCTGACGGGCAACGACGCTTTCCCAGCTTGTTATTCCCTTGAGAGCTCAGTGCCACAGTCGCTTCTTAGATGGTTGAAGGAGCCGCATGTTATTCTTCAGTCCGCAGCTTGTCTGGCTCTCGGCAACCTCTCCCGTTCAGATCAGGCTTCCACAGCCTTTGTGCAGAAGTATCAggctcatcttcctctgaTCGCAATTCTTTCCAATCCAGAGATCAAAGATGCCCAGCTTCTTCACTCCGCACTGTCTttcctcaagaacctcgcGATTCCGGCACAGAACAAAACATTACTAGGGGATCTGCTAGAGCCAGTGAGTGTGCCAAGGATATTGACCATAGATACTCTTCCTCAGGTCCAGTTCTCGGCAGTTTCACTACTTCGCCTACTGCTTGTGAACTGCCCAGATAATGTTCGTCGAGTTGTCACCCCCAGAACAGCTGAGGGAGAGGGGTCTGGCAAGCACACAACTGTCCATGATATGATCTCATTGTTTGATCGATCTGATACGGAACCTACCCGGCTCGAAGCCGCACGAAGTGTTGCTACTGTATGCCGGGTTCTTCATACAGCACCCACCGAGGGGGTTCTTTCTGGATGGAGTTCTGAAATTGAAAAGACACCATCGAGGGATCTGTTCTATGCTGAACATGATCTTTCACAAGTGCTGGCATTCCTCATCACTCAAGAGAAGTGGCCCATTCTAAAATCCGAGGCTTGGTTCGTCTTTGCTCTCATGTCACGATCAAAGGATGGAGCCCAAGTTGTCGCCAAAATCCTTGCTATATCTGGAGCTATGGATGCTCTCAGTTATGCAGTCACCGGAAAGACTACAAACGACGAAACACCACAGATCGAGGGTGGTGCCCCCGAAATTCCCCCAGCAATTCCTGAAGAGCTGGCATTGGAACCTCAGCAGGTTGACCCGAAACAAAAGGCCAATATGGCCAAGGTGGATAGAGAGAACTGTCTGGTCCTATGTACCGAAGTTGTCAAGAACGGGGAGACTCAGGAGTCCAAGCAAGTTGATCGGTTACGGAGTTTAATTCGACAGGGTACAGAGTTGCTGGGCAAAAAGGCTGAAGAGTAGCACAGTTTCAAATGATGAAATAACCAAAGATACTAGGAACATAGATATCACTTTACAAATCGTCCAAGGGATTGAAATCATAACGAATaactttttaaaaaagagataccATATGCACGTAATGCATCCATTGACCAAGTAATGATAGAGCGAAGCCGGTGATCATGCAGTAAATTTCTTGAGCTGGACCTAGAGTATCTTTCCTCCATACCCGGCCAAGCCTTTCATCAGAGCCTCGAACCGACGTTGCCCATGTCTCAGAGACGCAAAGAGCAAAACCCTCAAACACCAGTTCCCTTTTTGcaagtttatttcttagcCGACTCAGCCTCAGCGGCATCCCGCACACGCTTCTGTCGGGCACCCTCGTATCGGGCGTTGGCACGAGCGACACGGAGAGTTCGGTAAGCACCGGCCTCGATGTTGGAAGGCATGtcacccttcttgatctccttgaaaGCGATGTCGGTGGGGGCAATGGGGAGAGCAGCAGAGACGTGGGAGGCCTTCTCAATCTTGGAGACGTCGGTCTTGGTGTCACCCTTCTTGGGGGCGTTGGATCGGCGGGGGAGGAGGATCAATCGCTCCTGGTAGGCCTTGAGGCGGGCGACGTTGGCAGCAAGGGACTCCTCGCTGAGGTTCTGTCGGCGGAAATCGACAGCGATGCCGATGGTGGGAGCGAAAGCCTTGGGGATACCGGCCTCCTGCGTGGTTGTTAGAATTGCAATTTTTCTGGAGTATCTCGTATCGTGTGCTTTCGACCGAGATGCAAAATATCATACCTTGAGCTCAGCCAGGGTGAAACCGCGGCCGGAGCGGACACGGCGGTTGTACTTAAGGGTAGGGCATCGCACAACAGGTCGGAGCTTGTCGACAGGTCGAGGAGCGAgggcagcagccttggcctgaCGAGCTGTGCGTCTCCGCGACTTCTTGCCGGGCTATTCCATAGTCAATATTTGTGTGCCAAGTGAATTTCCAGAAAATCGAGATGAAtcgtttcttctcttctcttctcgtcgGGTGCATCGTCATACCTGGTCGAAGTGGGTTCGAACCCGGCGCTGCCAATCCTTGCGGAAGTCTGTTGAAGGAGTCAGTCCCTCAAATCCTCTATCATATCGTTATTCGGTAGGGGTGCGGCTCACGGTTGTTGACGAGCTTCTGGTTGTGCTTGATCGCCTGTAGTAAATCAGGTCAGCAAATGCGAATGCACTCGAGCGCGATGAACATTATCCATCGCATTGGGCGTATCTCCATACCATTGTGTCTGCTTGCGATCAACGTGCTCCGATGGTCGATGTCGGTCGTGAGGCGTGTAAAATTCGGAGGGTAGAGGCTTGTCCAATTTCCTACTCCAAGAAGGGTTTTGCCCTGTGGCCGATTCCATTTAGTGGGGTGGAGTCCAAAAATGCGGGTCACGTGCCTGGTGGGCTTTCCAATGCATGATCGGGAGATTGTTGCAGCGGTGCCGCCAGGAGTTAGGCGAGCTTGGAGAGACTTGGTGTAAGTGATTCAGAACGGCAGCgagttgctgttgatgggCAGAAGTGCAGAATGCTGTGTGTATCATGATGGCAATTCATGAGCATAATTCCTAGCATTGCATCTGCTCTTGTTAGGAGTTTCTTAATAGAAGAGTGTTTGCATGTGCTCGACCTGGAACCTCCTCTTGAATGTCTCGTCACGTTGAATGCCTCCAGGCTTATTGAACATGAAAATGTTTCCCTATCAGAATGTGATTCGTAGTCTTCACATCATGAGAAATGTTTCAAATTGCACTCAATGTATTTTTGTTCGATCGCCATTAAAGTTGAGATCGGGATCGTCTTGAACACAAGATACATAAATGACCCGAGGAAAGCAAAAGCTCTTTATCATTGGCTCGAACGAAAGAGATGTCCTTGAGGCGTTATGATAGACAATACCTAAGTACCAAGCTTAAAGTGTATAATATCTGAACGTGCACTGCTCGAAGCATCACGATCAGCGAGGTCTTTGTCAAATCATCGCTGGTCATGCATTTCTTCAACACTGGCGCTAGTCGCTGCATCTAGATGTAACCTTTTCTCTTTGTGGTCAATGCACTCCACAACCACCCATTGCGGCAGGAACACATTCGCTCAGAAAATAATTTCATAAAATCTCAACTTAATTTTGGTTTGGCAGGTGCACACAGGTGCCAGGTAGTTGCACAATTTCAGGCATCCACAAAAAGTGGCCCCTGCCCTGCTGCCTGCCTGCAATTTCTCAGGCACGAAAGGTAACGCCTCAGTAACAAGGCATCAGTCCGTTCTCCATCTGCCTATATAAAGCCGGTCTCCCTCCCTCCTGTTGTTcagttcttcttttcttcttcatactTACCTTGTTGAGAGGAGGCCAGCTCAAGAATTGGCCTCCTCAGCATGGAGGGCCTGCATTGCACATCGCGGAGTCACTCTTTGCTCTATTGTCCTTCGGGGCCATAGTCGGCGGAATTTTTGATTTAAAACCACACTTTTCATTGTGTTGATGGCTTGATGCTGTCgcatgaagaagagtctcGCGTGACCTATAGTGATGTTTCGATTTGAATGCTACGTCTTCTGTGCCGTGACTTTGCATTACCGTGTGTGATGATTCGGACGTGTAGAGTCTTGCGGAGCTCCATTCGTGAAGCGCACAGCTCACGATTCAATCCTGTCGTTGAAGCGTAAACACAGCTCTCGTTTTGCCTCACTCCCACTTCTACTCGCCGTAACCTGTGGATTGATATCCATAACTAGTAGTGATCAGATAATCTTCGGCTCATGTCATTTAGTTACAGCATGGCATTCCGTGGACGTGATTACTTGACAATGGGCACAGCGCATTTGCGTGTTTCTCGAGATTAGCCAAACACACTGTCGTGGTGACTGCAAATGCCTTCCATTGACGAGCATCTTAACAGTGCAGTACAATACCTAGAAAACATCGTTGTTAGCATTAGAGGCCAAAATGAAATCGTCAAAGGGTCTCCAAAGCATGTGCTAAATCTACTCAAGTATTTTTGGCGCTTGCGATCGATGTTCTCAGGTAGTCGACATCATCTTCCAttatctccatcttcacaGCCCACCATCCTCTCACCCGAAGCTACTCCGCACCAATCACATTCTCACAATTCCTTCTCGCAGCAGTTCGAAAAATCTCATGACACCACTTTCCATCCATCCCGTCAACGGCCAATCCATTCGATCGCCTCGCCCTGGTAATTATTCTCCGTGGAATAAACCCTTCCTGACACAGAGACAATGGCTTCCAGGATGGGCCCCCGAAGCGTAAAGGACGCAACACGATTTACGTCCACAATCCCCCACGCAACATCGAAGGCCGCTCAGAGAACACCACGCATCCCAGGCGAAACACCCGAGCAGCGAGTAAGGAGACTGCGACAGGCTCATCTAGCTGCTCAGCATGCCAGCATTAGCAAGACCGATAAGTTTATCGATGCTTCGAGGAGAGTCTTCGATGTAGCGCATCGTTGGACGGTGGGAAGCATTGTGGTGTTTACAGGTACGAACGACTGAACGAGGCATTCGACTGAATTCGCCAGCTGACAAGCATTCCAGTTGTTGCAGCTGTTGTCTCCGGATATTCTGTCTGGGATATGGTTCGTTACAACCGAGCCCGCCGAGCCGAATGGGTCGAGGCCCAAAAGCTACTTGAAGCCGATGAGCTTGCTATGGCACGTCTCGCCTACATCAGGGGCGAGGCTACAGAGGAACAGATCCTTCTCGTCGAGGAAGCCAACCAGGCTGCCGAGGCAAGAGGCGAGAAGCTACCACCTTTGCTCGAAGCACCTTCACACCGCACACATTTCGAAGAACACATCAAGCCCACATTTAAAGAAAACACGGAGGAGAATGTCACAAAGCCATCAAGCGGGAAGGGTGTGCTAGGGGTTTTCTCTAGTGTGCTAGGCAgcggagagaagaaggaggagtcAACACAAGGCGTCCAGGATTATCAGACACAGTCAGCCGAGTCTGGAACTGTCAAGGTGAGGCTGGAGGAGGCCATGGCAGCAGAGCGGGAGCGTCAACAAAATGGAGGCCCTCTAGACAGGTTGGGTGTTGAGCCTGCAGGTGGCTCAACTCCCAACAAGTCTTGGTGGAAGTTCTGGTGATGTGTATAAAATCTAATTGGAAAGAGGAACGGATGGCAACATGAAGAAAAACAAAGCGGAGTGTACGTGGTGGGACCAAAAGGAGTGTATCATACGTGTAGATTGGCAGTGCATTAGACGGCGTCGGGGGACCATCTTGTATGTACCATCAGGGAACAAGTCTACTTACCATATCTATTCAATACCAAGCGATCAAATAAGCGTCACTGATCAGATTCTTCAAGATGGGTGATAAGGTGATGTCCCCATTACTGAAATTGACATTATCGCTATTCTGATATTGCCATGCATACCTGACGATCTCAAGATCGTATCGCTAACTTCAGATTCCCTATTTCCAGGGTGATCAATGTATTCCCGTTATGACCAAATGCTACCCATACCCGCCCGCTTGCCATTGCCTATAACGCCAAGTAAACAAAACCAAAAAAATGAAAAGCGAGGAAAAATAAAAGATCGTCTTGAACTGGCAGATTCCAGTCCGTCTCCTCAATGTCCGACCATGCCTGAACCATGGCCGTCTGTGATAGTTTGAGCTCTCAAGGCGTTTGCATCTCCTCACAATGTTGCAACAAACATGGGACTGCAATTTTCCCTTTCGCCGATGGAACCAATTTCGCGCGAAACGAAATCACCAGAAGCAAGTTTGCGCCTCTGTCGTTTCTTTCTCCAATCAAGCGGCCTCACACCGCTGTCCTATAGTGAAGGCTGTTTGTCAGGATCTAGTATAATCTTCTCCTTTCCCTAAGAAATAATGATGTGGTTGAAGTGTCCTGGAACCTTTAAGCGGCACTTCTCGCAGTCTGCTCGGTATCCTATgctgaagctcttcttcatgccGGGTTGCCACGTCCAGTTGTTGACGGTGTGTCGGCTGCGAATATGACCTCTCCTAGGAGAAGGGGTTGTGGGATCACCATCACCGTCAACTGAATTGCCTGAACAGTGGGATTCTACATCCATCATAGGATGCTCCACATCATGGGGAGGTGAAGGCTCAACGATCACGTTGGGATGCTCCATACCGGGGGTGACAAAACCGTGGGCATTGGCATCAAACTGCATACCGGTGGGGGTGATTGGTTGGCAGGCCATAGAATCATCACCTTCGGAAATGGGTGAGGGAAGACGTCGTTCGTTCTGGAAGGCTTGCCATCCTCCGGCCATTGTGCGAGGAACACTCtgatcatcgccaaagccgGTGTTTTGGTGGCCTAGGTTTGCAACACCGTTAGGAGTTGTCACAGCCTGTTGACCTCGAACCTGTGCAGCAAAGCTTGGCTGAATAGGCGTGGGCAGACGCCCGTTTGCGTTGTCAGGATCTTGGTGCATCACCCCAAGTCGGCCCGGAtcatgatgttgaggttgatatGTCTGCATCATATCCATGTCGGTGTCCCCATGAGACTGTGATGTCATGTTCGTCGACGATGACCATTGTCGAATTTCTGGCTGAAGGTGATCGTGGGGGGCGAAGCTCGGGGCTGGCATGGGCGCATCAGGTTGCCATTGTTCCGTCGTTCTAGGATATGCACGGAGTGGAAGGCACTGGATACGTTTCTGCCACATTGTTAGTATTCGACATCATGTGAAAACGCCGTCGTGGCTGCGATTGCAGGAAACTTACGTTGCGGTGCTCGCTGAAGCTCATGCCGTTAGCATTGGCgagttcttcctcttcacgGGCTCGTTTCCGCTGATCGAAGCCAGCATTCTGAGCAGCAAACATTTTAACACTGGCTGTATATTGATTGGGTGAAAAAGCAGTTGCGGTCAGAAAATACTGAACAAATCCGACAATCTGGAACAAATGATGTCGACTTTGCTGCTGGACCCTGAGTATTAACACAGGTGGATACGGCTCTTTAATGTTGACGGACAAAGGTCCCTTGGAGGGTCGTAGTTACAGTAGCAGTAGCACCGCGGGGGTATCCGATACAAGGCGAGTGGTGTAGTATAGTAACGTGATAATACGAGATAAAGTAAAAGTGTCGAGCCAGCGGTGATACTGCCGAGAAATATGAATGCGGTGCGGTGCAGTGCGATAACTTCAATGACAAAGCTAATGTAGAGAGCAAGAGGTTGGGTCGTAGAGAGTTAAAGAGAGTTTGGTCGACGTAGGCAAGTTGTTAGTGAGCATCCGATTCACGAGGGAAGTGGCGGCCTGTCGTCGGCGAAGGAAGCCACGGACTAGTGTGCATCGGCTAGGTTCTGTAGGCAGCCTGTGGTAGCCTATAATAGCCTGTGAGGGTGGGGAGCGAAGCTTGGAAGTTGGAACGCAACAGTAGAAGCTGGTGGGCGGAGGCTGGGAGTTGGCTTTGGGGCTGGCTGGGGCTGACTGTTACttgaaaaagaagaggaccAACAGCAAATCAAAAGAGGGTATAAGGAAGTGAATATCAGAAAATAAGTGAGACAACTGGAAGGAGCGGGGAAATAAGTTGATCTATAATGTCTTGGATATACGGAGTAGCTTGGAGGGATTATACTCGGGCGTTGGTGAAGGGCGAAGCCGTTGGTGATAAGAACATGGGATGAAAGTATGAAAGTAAACAAAGGATAAAAAGaggtggttgaagatgatttgCACGGCAATTGACGAATTGGGTTGATtgaattaaagaaatacacGTCAATGGATGATACTACAGCTTAACTAGAAGCTCAACAAAAGAAGATAGTGAATGAATTGAATTGTAATGATTgtcaaaaaggaaaaggggtTGGTTGGTCGGTTCTGTGAATGAAAGTGCAAGAaatggatgggatggaagcCAAAGTTTGTACCAACGCCACGGCGCACCTTGCAACAGACCAGACGATCCGATTCCAATGCCTCATGCTACTTGCCAAAGTCGTATTAGTCGTGGGGTCGCCGAGAATCCGAGCGATCCCTTGAACAAACCGATGACTTAATCGGCACGATCCCTGGATGATTGAGGCTTgtcatgctcatgctcat
Proteins encoded in this window:
- a CDS encoding probable ribosomal protein L13B, whose protein sequence is MAIKHNQKLVNNHFRKDWQRRVRTHFDQPGKKSRRRTARQAKAAALAPRPVDKLRPVVRCPTLKYNRRVRSGRGFTLAELKEAGIPKAFAPTIGIAVDFRRQNLSEESLAANVARLKAYQERLILLPRRSNAPKKGDTKTDVSKIEKASHVSAALPIAPTDIAFKEIKKGDMPSNIEAGAYRTLRVARANARYEGARQKRVRDAAEAESAKK